One Anguilla rostrata isolate EN2019 chromosome 15, ASM1855537v3, whole genome shotgun sequence genomic window carries:
- the LOC135241316 gene encoding adhesive plaque matrix protein-like, translated as MRASRQAGSVQTSRQARSVQTRRQAGSVETSRQAGSVETSRPEKGSSISYRPEKSSSISYRPEKSSSISYRPEKSSSISYRPEKSSSISYRTEKSSSISYRPEKSSSISYRPEKSSSISYRPEKSSSISYRPEKSSSISYRPEKSSSISYRPENSSSISRQTSRFSAGLQVWVWGLCALQPH; from the exons ATGAGAgccagcaggcaggcaggcagtgtgCAGACCAGCAGGCAGGCAAGGAGTGTGCAGACCagaaggcaggcaggcagtgtggagaccagcaggcaggcaggcagtgtggagaccagcag ACCAGAGAAGGGCTCCTCCATCTCCTATAGGCCAGAGAAGAGCTCCTCCATCTCCTATAGGCCAGAGAAGAGCTCCTCCATCTCCTATAGGCCAGAGAAGAGCTCCTCCATCTCCTATAGGCCAGAGAAGAGCTCCTCCATCTCATATAGGACAGAGAAGAGCTCCTCCATCTCCTATAGGCCAGAGAAGAGCTCCTCCATCTCCTATAGGCCAGAGAAGAGCTCCTCTATCTCCTATAGGCCAGAGAAGAGCTCCTCCATCTCCTATAGGCCAGAGAAGAGCTCCTCCATCTCCTACAGGCCAGAGAAGAGCTCCTCCATCTCCTACAGGCCAGAGAACAGCTCCTCCATCTCCAGACAGACAAGCAGGTTTTCTGCTGGCCTGCAGGTCTGGGTCTGGGGCTTGTGTGCACTGCAGCCCCATTGA